The segment GTCATAGAATTCCCCGAATCCAACAGCACCCTTAACTCCCGAACCCTGATAATAAACTTCACCCTTGTCGAGCCAAATGTTAACGGGACAAACCTTTCCATTAGGAACTCGACTGGAGATGTTGTAAATTCCACAACCTCATCTCAAAACGGCTCTGTGCAGATAAACCTTTCCGTCCCGGAAGACGGAAACTACAACCTGACCTTTCGGGCATATGACCGGGCAGGAAACAACGCCTCAGCTGTTGCATCGAATATAACTGTTCTTACCGCGCCGACTTTGAAGATAAGGCCTTCATGGACAGAAACCTATTATCTGGGAAATGCCACGATTTCGGCGGGGGAATTGGAAAATACAAGCACCACAAGGTCTCTTTACCTTAACTTAAACCAGACAAAGATTCTGCAATTCTTTGTCAACAACTCCGGCGTAAGCGCGCTTGAAAACCTTACTGCAGAGCTTTACGGGTTTTCAAACATCGAGGCAAACCTTTCCTGGGCAGACGGCTGCAACATCAGCGAGCCAAGAAATGTCTCGGCAGGAGAAGCTGTGGCGCTTAACCTTACAATTCACTCGAACGCTTCAGGTTTGTCCACCGGGGGAATATATATAAGCACCCTGAACGGCGAGCCATACCCCGACCTGAACATGTCTCTTGCCGTAAACTCCACAAACTTAACTATTGTCCGGCTTAACTCAAGCAGTGGAATATATTATTCGAACTCGACAGAGGAGGTGGAGGTTGAGTTTTGGGTTTACCTTTATGACAACTCCACTCTGGACACTTCCTGGCTTGGAGCTTACAATGCAACCCTTTTGAATTCCTCAGGGGAGGGAGCGCAAAACCTCACGCTTAGTGTTTTGGATGGGCTTTTCAGTGTGACTCTTAACACTGCGGGCTTATTGGATGGAAACTACACCTTGTTTGGAAACTGGACAGACCTGAACAATAACTCGGTTAGTTTAAACCAGTCGCTACAGCTTTTAACGCCGGTGGACATTTATGCAACAGTTCTTCCAAATGAGAATATGGTTGTCAAAGGAGACAATTTCACCTTCAGGGTTAACGTAACAAAGTCGGGCACTCAGGCCGTTGGAAACGGAACGGTTTGCATAGCCCTGCCAGGAGACATCACGAACCTTTCGGGAGGGCTTTGCCAGCATTTTACGGATTCTGATGGAAATTTTTCCATGCTCCTGAACTGGACGCTTGGCACCTCCGCAAGAGGGACTTATCCCATAAACATTTCCGCTAACTTTACGGACTTCCGGTTCGACAAAGACACGCAAAAGAATGTATCTGTAAAATACGGAGACCTTGACCTTGACTGGAAATACAGCTCTAGTGACCCTCCAAGCGGGGTTGACACTTCAGACAGCTTTTATGTGAGGGTGCAGGTGACAAATGAAGGTGACCTAAACGCGACCAGTGTAGGCCTTGAGATGACGTACAGCTCTTCTTACTTTACCCGGATTAGCGGCACCAACCCGTGTTCCCTTGGAACTCTCGTGCCGAACGAAACTGAGTACTGCACCTGGGTTCTTCAGGCGGGAAGCAGCACCGTGTCAAACAGTGTCATTCAGGTTTCCGTCTCCTCTGCCCAGAATGCTACGCTTCCCTCAGCCATCTCCCGCCAGGTGGATGTAAGCGTGCCATCCACTCAGCAGACAGAAACAACGACCACCACGACAAACACCGTTGCGCCAACCACAACAACCACAAGCATTGCCTCGGCAACTTTTATAAAGCCCACATTTTCTGACCTTACCCTTTTCCAGGGAGACGATTACTCATTTATTGTAAACGTCAAGAATAACGGCACGAAGAAGCTTAACAACCTGCACCTGCAGGTTTCGGGAATAGACTCCGCATATTATAAGCTTGGCTCGAACACAAAGACAATTCTTAACACTGGCCTTTCAAGGGACTTAAATTTCACGTTCACGATTCCGGAAGGCGCTTCGGCAGGCACTTCTGCGGTTGTCCTGAAGGCGGTTTCGGATGAAGGGACCTGGACAAAAAGCATAAACCTTAATGTGCGCGGCTTTGACCTGGCTGTTTCAGGACTTGAAAACCTTTCTGTCACGCAGGGGGAAAACAAATCAGTAAGCTTTTCGATAAAGAACACGGGGGGAAAGAAGCTTGACAACCTTTCCCTGTCTTTGCAGGGCATGGATACAGAAAAGTACACGATAAGCCCGCAGGTCGTTTCAGCCCTTGCAGTCGATGCATCCCAGAATTGTGCCCTATCATTTTCCCTGCCTGAAGATTTTGAGGTGGGCCTTGCAAACATAACGCTTTTGGTGGAGTCCACAGAGAAAAATTTCACTCGCGGCCTTGTTCTGGCGGTCCTGCCCTGCGAGGAAGGAAAGTCAGAAATATTGAACGAATACAAAAAGCTCACAGAAAGCTTTGAGCGGCTGCTTGAGGACTATGAAAGGGTCGATTACGAAAAGGCAAATTCCACTAACCTGACGAGTAAGGTCGAAATTGCAAACCAGACAATGGAGCTTATAAACCAGAGCATAGAGAGAGGAGATTACCTTGAGGCAAGCCGCCTAATAAATGAAGCCCAAACCTCTCTCAACGCTCTTGAGTCTTCAATCGCTGAGGTAAAGTCTCCGGCGGGGCCTGGCTCCACATTCCTGATTCTTGTTTTCGTCTTCGGCGCGATGCTTGTGGCAGCCGCGCTCTTTTACACATACTCGCCAAAACCAAAGCAAAAGGCGGGCAAGGGCTACTATGTCCCTATGCCCGGAGAAAAGGAAAAAGAAAAGCAGGAATCCACACCAAATAAAGGAATCAAAAAATACCTGGCAAAGTTTTCCAAAAAAGCAGAGCAGGACAAGGAGCGAAAGAAGATTATAGAAGAATGGCGAAAGAAATACGGGCCTTCAAAGTAGCATATGGAATTAGACGATAAAAGCCGGGAAATCTGCATACTTCTTTTTTTGTCGCTTATGATTTTCCTGGGGTTCTACCTTTTTTACGCTGCAGGCATGTCTCTGGATTATCTTATACGGATGAATGCAGAGCTTCCGGAGAAGATGGTGATGTCGGCGCAGGGGGAAAACGCTTCCTTTGTGGTTGATTTACTAATGCCTGTTTTTATGTCGATTACTTCGCTTCTTTGCTTTTGCGCCGTTTTTGCAGCGCTTTCAGTGAGAACAATTGGTAAAATCCACTATGCCACTGCAATTCCGATAATAGTATCTGGTGTGCTTTTTGGTTTTTCGATAATGTATCTTTTCTTTGCAGCAGGCCTTTTTGCAGCATCCATTTATTCTGTTCCGCTTGGGGAAACATATCGCCAGGAGCTCAAAAAATGGCGGGAGTTTCGGGTTGGAAGCAATACTGCGTCAAAAGCGCTTTTTGTGCTATTTCTTTTTGTTTTTGCAGGGTCTTACATTGCGCTCTCCCATGACGGCGGGTACAAGGACCATTTTTATTCTGAAGTAAAGTTGGGTGTGGCTGGGCTCGTGCAAAGAGAGGTGGACAATTCCCTGGCTCTCCAGGGTGCCTCAAATGAGGAATACCTTTCGGCATCGATGGCTGCACTTAAAAGCGACAACCCTGCTTTGACTGATGCAGAGATTCGGGCAGCAGAAACGGCAATGAGAGAGGGGCTTTCTGACCAGGAGGAGGATTACGCTGCTTCAAGGGCGCAGGTTGACGGGCTTGTCGAGTCAAGTTTAGAGAATTCACCTCTTATGGGCGCGATTTTGTTCTGGTTTCCGCTGGTTTTCAGCTTTACGATATGGGCCTTCCTGGAGCTTTTGCGCGGGACGATTCTTTCCCCGGCCGCCGGGGTTTTCTCATATGTTTTCTTCAGAATAGGCGCATCTCAGGACGGCTCTCGGGGACAAACACAAACACTAAAGCAAAAACCAAAGCAGATTGGCTATAAGATATTCCAGGAGTAGGTCTTGGATTATTTAAAGGAAACCTGAGGATAATATTATACTTAAAATGGCAGCAAACCCTTTGAAGGATTTACCCGGAGTCGGTGAAAAAACAGCTGAAAAGCTTGTCGAGGCAGGGTACGATGACTTGATGGCAATTGCAGCGGCTTCAATAGGAGAGATTTGCGATGCAATCGATTGCGGGGAGGGCACTGCCGAGAAGATTATTGAGGGTGCGCGCCATGCAGTCAAGATGGACTTTGAGACCGCAGAATCTGTTTTCGAAAAAAGAAAGCAGGTGAGAAGGATCACTACAGGTTCCTCCAAGCTTGATGGGCTTTTGGGTGGCGGAGTCGAAACTGCGGCAATCACTGAGGCGCATGGTGCTTTTGGCTCTTCAAAAACTCAGCTTGCGTTCCAGCTTTCAGTAAACGTGCAGCTTCCTGAAGAGCGGGGGGGCTTGAACGGAAGCGCAGTATTCATTGATACGGAAAATACCTTTCGGCCCGAGAGAATAGAGATGCTGGCTAAAGCTCTTGACCTGGACCCCTCCGAAGTTCTGAAAAATATTTATGTGGCCCGGGCTTACAATTCCGACCATCAGATACTTCTTATTGAAAAGGCAAAGGAGCTTTTAAAAGACAAAAATGTCCGGCTTCTTGTAATTGACTCTCTCACCTCACTTTTCAGAAGCGACTACAGCGGAAGGGGCGAACTGGCTCCAAGGCAGCAGAAGCTTAACCGCCACCTGCACAACATCCAGAAATTGTCCGAAGTGAATAATGTCGCGGTTTACATTACAAATCAGGTTATGGCAAACCCCGGGCAGCTTTTCGGAGACCCGACAACCCCGGCAGGAGGTCACGTTCTTGCGCATGCCGCAACCTATAGGATGTACATGAGAAGAAGCCGGGAAGACAAGAGGGTTGCTAAGCTCATAGATTCCCCATCAATGCCTGACGCAGAGGTAATCTTCCGCGTGACGAACGAAGGCATAAGGGATTAAATACATACTAAGAACAATATTTATGGATTATAAGAAGTCCAGCCCGTTTTTTATAGCTCTTTTGCTGTTGGCTGTTGTGCTGTTTTCGGGATGCATCTGGACGGAAAACCCTGACGAGTCTCTAAATAGCGAAGGCACGCTCCAGCCGCCCATGGAGGAATATCCCCCGCAGGAAACTCCTGAAGAGGAAATAGATCAGATCCCTGTGGAAGAATCGCTTCTTGAAGATGGAATTTCCCTTGTGCTTGGGGTCGGCGAAACTTTCTCGCTTCAGGGCGAGACGAAGCTTTTTGAGTTTGAAGTCGTCAGCATCGGTCAAAATGCCATAACCCTGAGGTATGGCGCAGACACCAGATTGATTTCTCAGGGCGAATTTTTCGACTTTGGTGACGTTCAGGTGAAGGTTATATCAATCCAGTATGCAGATTCTGCAGATGATAGGAGTGTTGAGCTGAGCATTGCAGGCATTCAATAGCAATGCGCAGTTTTAGAGTTTTATCTGTTTTTGATTGTTTCTTTTGCAAAAAGCCCTTAGAAATTATGCCAAGGCAGTATGAGAGGAAAGATTGCAATAGTGTTGCAAAGGTTGGTCAGGTTTTGGAGATAGAGGAGGGTTACCTATCCAGAGTTCAGGAGGTATGTAAACCAAACTTCACTTGTTGCGCGGATATTGAACTGGAAACCGCAGTGTTTTTTGCCGAGCCAGAAAATTTGGATGTCGCTGTTTGGGTTCCTTATAATTCCAGGATTTTGCTTGAGGGAAATAGGTACAGGGTTCTTAGGGGGAAGCCCTTCATAGACTGCCGGGGCGTTTGCTTTGGCACAGAATGTATTCAGGATGATTTTGGCAATCGGTTACCTATGGAGAATTTTGATGGAAAATCCGCCCGCGTGGAATATCTTGGCAGGACAATATTGCCCGATAAGGTTTATAAACCGTTGGTGTATTAGTCTTCTAAGCTGCCATTTTAAAAAATATGGGCCCGGGGAGATTTGAATTCAGTAAGCCCTTTTCTTCTTAAGAAAAGGGATTTCTCCTGACCTCCGGCTTTTACGCCTCATAAGGGGCAAAACTGCCCTTTAGTATGCTTCTCGGCACGAGCCGAAAAACAGGCCTTATAAGACCGGCGCTCTAATTGCCTAGCCAAACTATGGAAGTTTTGGCTTCCAAGCTGAGCTACGAGCCCATAAAAATAGAGCAAAAGTGATAAATTTAGGAACTCTTACCGTTTATGGATATATTATTTGTGTAGTTTCCTTATGGTAGTTAAATATCTTCCTAAAGCAATAGCCAATCATCAGAATATGGTCAGAAAAATTGCCCAGATGGACCTCCCGGAGAGTGAAACTTCTTTTTTAAGAAGCAGCCTTGGGAGGACAAACTCTTACGAAAAAGGGATACTTGGGCCTATGTTTTATCATCTTGGCGGTGGGAGTGAACACGATTTGGAGGCTCTTAAGGATGTGGGAGACTGCCTTTGGTTAATACGGGTGGTGGACAATGTCGTGGACGGACATATTACGGGTCAATCCATGGAACCTGACGCAAGAAAACTGTTTTTATATGGCGTGGCAGATTATATATCCGGCATTTCAGATGAAAAAGAGTTCAGGAAGGTCGTTCCGAAGGAAAGTGGTGTTTTGGGGGCAGTTGAGGTGGCAAAATTTTTTAAAGAAAGTCTTCACGATCCACCCACGCTCTACTTTAGAGAGAATTTGTCCCTTCTGGCGAGAGACACAATGGGACTGCCATCCACAACCATTCAGGACTATGAAAATAACCTGGTGGCTGGAGGGGGTGGTACGGGAACGCTACTCTTGGAATTGGTGTCTGGATATCCCGACTTTTCACACAAGGACCATGAAACCACACGGAGCTTTGCTTCGGATTTTGGTACTCTAATTCAGATTGCCGATGGTTTGAAAGATGGAGATTATTGCCTCTCTAAGTATGATAATTTAAGACTTGCTAAAAGCTATTGGAATCGCCTAAAAACCTACCATGATAAAGAAGAGAGATTTAGAACTTTCGAAAGAGAAGCTTATCTAAGCATAATGGCCTTAGGACTCTTGGGAGTAAGGCCCTATAAAATACTCAGGAATTACTCCACCCACAACATTTGGTCATTGACGGGAGAGGCACTAGGCCTACCCTCTAAGTAACCTATTCAAATAGATTTTCCCTTGCTAATTATGGATAATCTGATAAAACTTGCTGAAAAAATAAAGGACAAGGATTTACGAGAAAAGACCATTTCCCTGTTAAAAGACCCCAAGCTTTCAAACCCCGCCCTGGCTTGCAAGCCGCTGAAAATAGAGGATACTCCTGGCGGCTTTCCCGGCTTTGAGCACCATATGGAAAAAGGTGGGCTGATAAAGCACACGGAGGGAGTCACGCTTCTTGCAATGCAGATGGCGGATTTTGTTGAGGAAAGGTACGGCACTGTAAACAAGGACTTTGTAATCACCGCCGCCCTTCTTCACGACATTATGCGCCTCTACGACTTTGATAAGATTGGTGACGAATACTCCCTTCAGGACAATCTTCTGGAGCATGAGGAGCTGGGTGCGTGCGAGCTTTATGCCCGGGGCTTTCCTGAGGAGATAGTCCACATGGTCCTAAAGCACCTTAAGCCAGAAGGGCAGGGGCTCGAGGGGACAATTCTCCATTATGCAGACTCAGTGGACTCTTTCTCTGACTTTTATTTCCGGGAGCTTTCGGGGCATGAATGCGGCTGCGAATGTTGCCATGACGAGGACTAGCTTAGGATGAGACAAGACGCTCTGGAATTCCTGAAAAACCTGAAGCCCGAGGACAACGTAAAGGTTTTTTCCCACGTGGATGCTGATGGCATCTGCTCCCTTGCGCTACTTATAAGGTTCATGCGGGCAAGGGAAGTAGTCCCTCCAGACAAGCTTCCGGTTTATCAGCTTACTGATGTACCGCCTCTTTTTATAGACCCTGCAAAGAACATGATTTTCATGGACCTCAACTCTGACACCATTTTTGATTATCTCACTGAAACCACGCTCCTTGTTGATCACCACATTTTTGAAAAAAAGCCCACCTGCGTTTTCTACAATCCGCGTGAGACAGAGCCGGAAGCGTACCTTCCGGCAGCTTACCTTATGTATGACCTCTGCTCTGAGCTTGAGTTTATGGAAAACTCGAAATGGATTGCGGCAGTTGGCATAATCGGCGACAAGGGTGAGCTAAACTCTCAGGTCTGCAGGGATTTTTTGAAGAGTTTTGACGACCACGAGAAGCTCCAGAGGGTTGCTGACTTCATCTATTCTGTTTTCCTTGTTGACGGAAATGTGGGAAACGAAAAAATGGTCGAGGCGCTTCTCTCGGCAAGGTCGCCGGAAGACATTCTCGATAACCCCTATTTTAGATACTGCTATGATGAAGTTCAGGGTGAGGTTTCAGGATCAGTCAAAAAAATGGAAAAGGATGGAATTTTCCGCTTTATTGAAACAAAATCAAAATACAACATAAAGTCAATTGTCGCCGCGCAGGCGCTTGACAGGGAAAAAGGGATTATTGTCATCGCCTATTCATATAATGACGAGCACGCAAAGATGTCCCTTCGAACCGACACAATAGTTAACCTT is part of the Candidatus Aenigmatarchaeota archaeon genome and harbors:
- the radA gene encoding DNA repair and recombination protein RadA, yielding MAANPLKDLPGVGEKTAEKLVEAGYDDLMAIAAASIGEICDAIDCGEGTAEKIIEGARHAVKMDFETAESVFEKRKQVRRITTGSSKLDGLLGGGVETAAITEAHGAFGSSKTQLAFQLSVNVQLPEERGGLNGSAVFIDTENTFRPERIEMLAKALDLDPSEVLKNIYVARAYNSDHQILLIEKAKELLKDKNVRLLVIDSLTSLFRSDYSGRGELAPRQQKLNRHLHNIQKLSEVNNVAVYITNQVMANPGQLFGDPTTPAGGHVLAHAATYRMYMRRSREDKRVAKLIDSPSMPDAEVIFRVTNEGIRD
- a CDS encoding HDIG domain-containing protein yields the protein MDNLIKLAEKIKDKDLREKTISLLKDPKLSNPALACKPLKIEDTPGGFPGFEHHMEKGGLIKHTEGVTLLAMQMADFVEERYGTVNKDFVITAALLHDIMRLYDFDKIGDEYSLQDNLLEHEELGACELYARGFPEEIVHMVLKHLKPEGQGLEGTILHYADSVDSFSDFYFRELSGHECGCECCHDED
- a CDS encoding DHH family phosphoesterase, which encodes MRQDALEFLKNLKPEDNVKVFSHVDADGICSLALLIRFMRAREVVPPDKLPVYQLTDVPPLFIDPAKNMIFMDLNSDTIFDYLTETTLLVDHHIFEKKPTCVFYNPRETEPEAYLPAAYLMYDLCSELEFMENSKWIAAVGIIGDKGELNSQVCRDFLKSFDDHEKLQRVADFIYSVFLVDGNVGNEKMVEALLSARSPEDILDNPYFRYCYDEVQGEVSGSVKKMEKDGIFRFIETKSKYNIKSIVAAQALDREKGIIVIAYSYNDEHAKMSLRTDTIVNLGKITKLAAEKVGGSGGGHEKAAGARVPRSRFSAFKEELILGVENETQSS